Genomic DNA from Candidatus Sulfurimonas marisnigri:
CTAAATGTAATGGAGCCTGTAATAGCTCAGAGTATTTTTGAGTCTATAGAGATGTTGAAAAATGGAATGAAGACTCTTCAGTACCGCTGTATTGAGGGTATAACGGCTAATAAAGAAGTATGTCGTAGACAGGTTGAAAACAGTATTGGACTTGTTACAGCCCTCAATCCTATACTGGGTTATGATACATGTACCATGCTTGCCAAAGAAGCATTGGAAAAGAATGCTAGTATTTACGACTTAGTCCTTGAAAAAGATTTGATGACAAAAGAAGAGTTAGAAGATGCTCTATTGCCTGAGAACATGACTAAGCCTAAAAAGAGAGTTTTTCGTGAGTGGAAATAGAGAATTTATGAAAATATGGTCGTTCTCCACGTTAAAAATATTGAACAATGATAAAACAAGAAAAACATTACCAAACTGTGCCTAATTATAATATATTTACTTGCTATTATGGAATTATAACTTGCTAATAAACCTTTTTTCCATTAATCATTACGCTTACATTAATTTTAGAGTCATGGTAACTGATGTTTACTTCTCCATAGTCATCTATTGAATAGCTTCGTAGTGAAACTTTGCGTGATTCATTATTGCCAGAATCATTTGCAAGTTTATAACCCATATCTTTTAAATATTGGATGTGCTCATCTACACTTGTGAGTGGATGTATCTCTTTTACTAGTTCAGGCTTGGCATTTTTTAAACTTACTGAAATATTGTATACACCTTCAGCAGAATACTTTTGCATTATGAGTTTATCTTTTGTATTGCTAATCGTTATAAAGCTCTCATTTAAATAATAATTTTCATATTCTTCTATGGATGTAAAATTCTTAATATCTATATCTCGGCTTGTTTTTTTGTCGGAAGAGATGTTGTTCTTTTCTTCTTCACTGGGCACTTTGATTTTTTTAAAATATCCATTGTCTTCATATGACACTTGTAGCCCTATTGTTGGTGCATTAGAGTCATCTATCCAATCACGAATAGTAAAATCTTTTGTTTCTCCATCAGAGAGCATAACAAGACCTGTCCCTTGGTCATTGTTAAACTGATATATCATCCCTATTGAGACCATTTTCTTCCTTGGTAAATACAAATTTTTGTTGATTTTAACTTCTTTATACTTAATAATACTCTATTAATAAACAACTTGTTTAAAATAAAATTTCTATTTAACTCTTGATACTAATTATATATATTGTGATAATTATGAGTTATAAATATTCAGGCCATTATATGTTGCTGATAGTAAAGTGTATTTTATTCTTTCTAAAATTAAAAATCAGCTGTTTAACATTATTTTAAAAATGACATTACCATACAACACATTGATTAAGAGTACCATAAGCAAAACAACCTCTATAGTCTCTTGTTATAGTATTTGTAATTAAAGATGAGTTTTTTATAGTTTTATTTGAATCTGCATTATGTATACTTTTTGTATTTGAATATGCTTTTCTTACTGCTTTATAAGAGTTACTACCTTGTAGGCTTTTATTGTTTGAAGATAAACAAGATGTATGTCTAGATTTTAAAATATTTTCAACTGTTTGAATGGGATCGATTTTTGTCGTATCTGTCTTCCAAATAAGAAAAGTCATGTTTGTGCTATTTTCTTTTAAATAAATATCTAATTCTCCGACAGTAGATATGTCAAAATACATTATATAATCATAGTTTTTACTATTTAAAGGAGTGTTTGCTTGCTTGACATACTCGACAGTAATATCCGCAAAGGAGTTTCTTTTTTTAAACATTAAATGTACTAAATCTTGTTCCCTAGTGTACGCATTTAAATAATAGTTTTCTGACAAAATACCTTTGTCAGATAGAGGAATTAATGAAGTGATTGTTTCATTTGATAGCAAAAGTATATTGATAGAGAATGGATAAGGGATTAGCAATGTGCTAGTTTCATTAATTATTTTATTATTATTGTAATCTTTTTTATAATATGCAGATTTTTCTATAGCATATGTATTTACAGCTGTGTAGTCAATCTTTTTTTTTACACATCCTGAAATAGATATCGAAATAAAAAAAATTATACTTATATTTATAATATTTAATTTCATGACATCATTATATTTATTAATTAATTAAAACTGTTTGAATCAAAGATATAAATGCGTGTCAGATAAAATTATATATTAATCACTTAATATTTTTTATCCACTCTGAAATCATTAGTAATTCATCTCTATCAATGTTGTGGTCTTTTTCATAACTTTTAAACTCTATGTCAAATCCAGAATCTTGAAGTATTTCAATCTGCTCTTTTGAAGTTTGAAAAGAGAGTACACCATCATATATTCCATGAGTACATAGCCATTTTGAGTTATTTACATCCTTATTCATTTCTTTAAGAAGTTTATCAGTATCATAAATATATCCACTTACAGCAATATAGCCTCCAAGAGTTTTATGGTATCTCGCTCCAAACTCAAATGTTAGTAGTGAACCTTGTGAAAAACCAAATAAAAAACTCTCATGTGCATTAAAGTCTTCTTCAAACAGTTCATCTAGAACTTTTGTAAGTACCTTAGATGAGTATTCAATTCCTGGTAATTGACCTGGAGGTAATGGATACCACGAGAAGCCTGTATAGTACTCAAATGGAGCATTTAATAAAAGATAGTTCATATCATTAATATCTAAAAATGACGGAAAGGAAGTAAAGCCTTCAGCGGAGTCACCACGACCATGAAGAATAATCATCAACTTTTTTGAAGGAGTTTTTGAGGGT
This window encodes:
- a CDS encoding alpha/beta hydrolase, translated to MNNLELDNIFIPSKTPSKKLMIILHGRGDSAEGFTSFPSFLDINDMNYLLLNAPFEYYTGFSWYPLPPGQLPGIEYSSKVLTKVLDELFEEDFNAHESFLFGFSQGSLLTFEFGARYHKTLGGYIAVSGYIYDTDKLLKEMNKDVNNSKWLCTHGIYDGVLSFQTSKEQIEILQDSGFDIEFKSYEKDHNIDRDELLMISEWIKNIK